The sequence AGATCATCTTAGGGTTAGGCGTGCTCAACCCAAGGACACCCGAAGTGGAGCGGGTCGAAGAGATCGTCTCCAGGGTGAAAGAAGCGTTACGCTACCTGCCCAAAGAGAAAATCTGGCTCAACCCCGATTGCGGATTTGCGACCTTTTCTAATCGCCCCGTAAATGTGCAGATGATCATCGAATCCAAGCTCACCGCCCTCCACCAAGCCGCTCTAGAGCTAAGGGGTGCTCATGCTTAGCCAGCCCCTAGCCGAGCAAAGTCAACACAAATCGCTCTTTCGTCTTTTCCTCTCCGCGAAAAACGAGGTCAAACTCTACACGCGCAACCAAAGTCTCACGCTCAAAGAGGTGGTCTCCTTTGATTCTAAGGCACCCCTCCCCTCTAGCCTAGAGCTCTTCATCACCGCTCTAGCGAGCAGCTACCTCCTCACCCTTCAAAAAGAGGCCAAAAAAGCCAAGCTATCCTTAGGGGAGATGGAGGCTCAGCTCACCTGCACACTCCAAAACCCCCTAGAGCTCCTAGGGGTGATCGGATATGAGGAGGAGGCAGAGATCAGTGCTATCACAGGTAAGCTCTACCTCTACACCGAATCCGATCCTCTCAAACTCCAATCGCTCTGCCAAAAAGCCCTAGAAAAGTCGCTCATCTATCGACTCCTCGATCAGAATCGAGTGAGTGTCTCTATTGAACCTCATATTCTTTGTCTGTAAACGACAAAAGTTGTGGTGGGCTTGCTTAAATCAATACCCATAGTCCCCCTCTATAAATATAACCTTGATTCGTCCCTTCTCAAATTGACCTGTTATTAACACAAAGTCATTGCAAATTCGCTGAGAGTGGTGACAGTCAATACATTTAGCAAGCTTCACGCAGGGGGTCTCCTTTGCTAATCGCCTCGCGTCCAATGGTGCAGCAATCTGGCGGGTACGCCAAATTGCATCATCGACTGATTTTACGATTTTATTTGTTCCAACAACAGCGATTACCTGCTTTGGTCCATAGATAATGGGCGCAACACGACTACCGTTTCCATCAATATTAAATAGCTTTCCATCAATCGTCACAGCATTGATTCCTGTTAAAAATGTATCTGCTCGAAAGTTTTGAAGATAAATCTCCCGCTTTTCTTCGCGATTTAAACCCGTCCTATACTTGTCCAAAAAATTATAAGAATGATTTCTCACATATTCGTATACACCACTCTGCTCTAATGTGACAGAATCGCCG comes from Wolinella succinogenes DSM 1740 and encodes:
- a CDS encoding OsmC family protein, translating into MLSQPLAEQSQHKSLFRLFLSAKNEVKLYTRNQSLTLKEVVSFDSKAPLPSSLELFITALASSYLLTLQKEAKKAKLSLGEMEAQLTCTLQNPLELLGVIGYEEEAEISAITGKLYLYTESDPLKLQSLCQKALEKSLIYRLLDQNRVSVSIEPHILCL
- a CDS encoding lactate utilization protein, yielding MQDIVRKTIDNLNRNHMAGYYTQSIQQLHELLYRLMPEGQTVGCGDSVTLEQSGVYEYVRNHSYNFLDKYRTGLNREEKREIYLQNFRADTFLTGINAVTIDGKLFNIDGNGSRVAPIIYGPKQVIAVVGTNKIVKSVDDAIWRTRQIAAPLDARRLAKETPCVKLAKCIDCHHSQRICNDFVLITGQFEKGRIKVIFIEGDYGY